A region from the Ptychodera flava strain L36383 chromosome 10, AS_Pfla_20210202, whole genome shotgun sequence genome encodes:
- the LOC139142468 gene encoding ceramide-1-phosphate transfer protein-like, translating to MATTDGKPQGNANGLDLEFVIKSFEEAHPEKDKVIMDHYLVGYAEITRFFEVMGSLFGFVVKDMKEKMGILHKHKESNYKENFQTIQSMIAYELEEKLTDVKSPDGLPSGSRTLLRLHRSLEFIAELLRSIKESESDAKVSSLASTVYSETLAKHHPWLIRKAAGLAMYTLPSRKQFMETSFKLPAEEAEKVLPDFLKVTKSIYDEIQELYAKHNLLNLP from the exons ATGGCCACTACGGACGGAAAGCCACAAGGGAATGCTAATGGTCTAGATTTAGAGTTTGTGATCAAGTCGTTTGAGGAAGCTCACCCAGAGAAGGACAAAGTGATAATGGATCATTACCTAGTTGGCTATGCAGAGATAACAAG ATTTTTTGAAGTCATGGGATCTTTATTCGGATTTGTCGTCAAAGACatgaaagagaaaatggggATACTACACAAAcataaagaaagcaattataaagaGAATTTCCAGACTATACAGTCGATGATTGCCTATGAACTTGAAGAGAAACTCACAGATGTTAAGAGTCCCGACGGATTGCCCTCTGGATCTCGGACATTACTGCGTCTTCACCGATCTCTGGAGTTCATTGCTGAACTTCTGAGAAGTATTAAGGAATCTGAATCCGATGCTAAGGTTTCTTCTTTGGCCTCTACTGTGTACAGTGAAACTCTGGCCAAACATCACCCgtggttgatcagaaaagcGGCCGGCTTGGCCATGTACACGCTGCCATCTCGTAAGCAGTTCATGGAAACATCCTTCAAGCTTCCCGCTGAAGAAGCTGAAAAGGTCTTGCCCGACTTCCTAAAGGTGACAAAGtcaatttatgatgaaattcagGAGCTGTATGCAAAACATAATTTACTTAACCTGCCATAA
- the LOC139142469 gene encoding cleavage stimulation factor subunit 2-like isoform X1, whose amino-acid sequence MTRKQNDANQALIKMADVGLHQQNAPQVNQATDRSLRSVFVGNIPYEATEEQLKDIFSEVGPVVSFRLVYDRETGKPKGYGFCEYKDQETALSAMRNLSGYELNGRQLRVDNAASEKNKEELKNLHAAGPPQESPYGDSVPPNEAPEAISKAVASLPPEQMFELMKQMKMVIQNNPVEARNMLLQNPQLAYALLQAQVVMRIVSPEIAMAMLHKPQNPVQPLVPPGSIAAAVPQQQQGQGPGPGPGPMQLMEGQNMGGPMGSQGMPINNSQQPMQQKPMPMPMQQMQPGPGQGQQPMGPGQGQQPMGPGPMDHPGGQMIQHHLGPMGDQRMMGPGPGMGGPGPGMGGPGPSMGGPGPGMGGPGPSMGGPGPGMGGPGPGMGGPGPGQVPMQMQGMQGHPGQGPPRPNRPGLLGDAPTQSMERDPRARQDPRSLDPRGGGPGPRGPPGQPQPSRGVPQGGPRMGAPQGLSMPNLSGGPGPGASPGQITAQDQEKAALIMQVLQLTPEQVAMLPPDQRQSIMILKDQIARSSGAP is encoded by the exons TTGGTAACATTCCCTATGAAGCCACTGAAGAACAGTTGAAAGATATATTTTCAGAAGTTGGTCCAGTTGTGAGCTTCAG GCTTGTGTATGACAGAGAGACAGGTAAACCCAAGGGATATGGATTCTGTGAGTACAAAGACCAGGAGACTGCCCTCAGTGCCATGAGGAATCTGAGCGGCTATGAACTGAACGGGAGACAGCTACGAGTTGACAATGCTGCCAGTGAAAAGAATAAAGAAGAGTTAAAGA atttgcaTGCAGCAGGTCCACCTCAAGAG TCTCCATATGGTGATTCAGTACCACCCAATGAAGCTCCAGAAGCAATCAGTAAAGCCGTGGCTAGTCTGCCACCCGAACAGATGTTTGAACTTATGAAACAAATgaag ATGGTGATTCAGAATAACCCAGTAGAGGCTCGTAACATGTTACTCCAGAATCCACAGCTGGCTTATGCCTTGCTTCAGGCACAGGTTGTTATGAGGATTGTCAGTCCAGAAATTGCCATG gcCATGTTACACAAACCACAGAATCCAGTACAGCCATTGGTTCCGCCGGGCTCCATTGCAGCGGCTGTCCCACAACAACAGCAGGGGCAGGGACCAGGACCGGGACCAGGCCCCATGCAACTCATGGAAGGTCAAAATATG GGAGGTCCAATGGGCTCCCAGGGCATGCCAATCAACAATTCCCAGCAACCAATGCAACAAAAGCCAATGCCAATGCCAATGCAACAGATGCAACCAGGACCAGGTCAAGGCCAACAGCCAATGGGACCGGGTCAAGGCCAGCAGCCAATGGGACCAGGCCCCATGGATCATCCAGGTGGTCAGATGATTCAGCATCATCTAG GTCCTATGGGTGACCAGAGAATGATGGGTCCTGGGCCAGGTATGGGTGGACCTGGGCCCGGTATGGGTGGCCCCGGGCCAAGCATGGGTGGACCAGGGCCAGGCATGGGTGGACCGGGGCCAAGTATGGGCGGACCGGGGCCAGGTATGGGTGGACCGGGGCCAGGTATGGGTGGACCGGGTCCCGGTCAGGTACCCATGCAGATGCAAGGAATGCAGGGTCATCCAGGCCAAGGTCCACCTCGTCCCAACAGACCGGGTTTACTGGGTGATGCCCCAACACAGTCCATGGAGAGAGATCCAAGAG CACGTCAAGACCCAAGGTCTCTTGATCCGAGGGGTGGTGGACCGGGTCCCCGAGGCCCACCCGGTCAGCCGCAGCCATCTCGGGGAGTTCCTCAAGGA GGTCCCAGGATGGGAGCACCACAGGGACTAAGCATGCCAAATTTATCCGGTGGTCCTGGTCCCGGTGCGTCACCGGGACAAATCACTGCCCAGGATCAAGAAAAG GCTGCCCTTATCATGCAGGTTTTACAGTTAACTCCAGAACAAGTCGCCATGCTGCCTCCGGACCAGAGACAAAGTATAATGATTTTAAAAGACCAGATAGCGCGGAGCTCGGGAGCGCCCTAG
- the LOC139142469 gene encoding cleavage stimulation factor subunit 2-like isoform X2, with the protein MTRKQNDANQALIKMADVGLHQQNAPQVNQATDRSLRSVFVGNIPYEATEEQLKDIFSEVGPVVSFRLVYDRETGKPKGYGFCEYKDQETALSAMRNLSGYELNGRQLRVDNAASEKNKEELKNLHAAGPPQESPYGDSVPPNEAPEAISKAVASLPPEQMFELMKQMKMVIQNNPVEARNMLLQNPQLAYALLQAQVVMRIVSPEIAMAMLHKPQNPVQPLVPPGSIAAAVPQQQQGQGPGPGPGPMQLMEGQNMGGPMGSQGMPINNSQQPMQQKPMPMPMQQMQPGPGQGQQPMGPGQGQQPMGPGPMDHPGPMGDQRMMGPGPGMGGPGPGMGGPGPSMGGPGPGMGGPGPSMGGPGPGMGGPGPGMGGPGPGQVPMQMQGMQGHPGQGPPRPNRPGLLGDAPTQSMERDPRARQDPRSLDPRGGGPGPRGPPGQPQPSRGVPQGGPRMGAPQGLSMPNLSGGPGPGASPGQITAQDQEKAALIMQVLQLTPEQVAMLPPDQRQSIMILKDQIARSSGAP; encoded by the exons TTGGTAACATTCCCTATGAAGCCACTGAAGAACAGTTGAAAGATATATTTTCAGAAGTTGGTCCAGTTGTGAGCTTCAG GCTTGTGTATGACAGAGAGACAGGTAAACCCAAGGGATATGGATTCTGTGAGTACAAAGACCAGGAGACTGCCCTCAGTGCCATGAGGAATCTGAGCGGCTATGAACTGAACGGGAGACAGCTACGAGTTGACAATGCTGCCAGTGAAAAGAATAAAGAAGAGTTAAAGA atttgcaTGCAGCAGGTCCACCTCAAGAG TCTCCATATGGTGATTCAGTACCACCCAATGAAGCTCCAGAAGCAATCAGTAAAGCCGTGGCTAGTCTGCCACCCGAACAGATGTTTGAACTTATGAAACAAATgaag ATGGTGATTCAGAATAACCCAGTAGAGGCTCGTAACATGTTACTCCAGAATCCACAGCTGGCTTATGCCTTGCTTCAGGCACAGGTTGTTATGAGGATTGTCAGTCCAGAAATTGCCATG gcCATGTTACACAAACCACAGAATCCAGTACAGCCATTGGTTCCGCCGGGCTCCATTGCAGCGGCTGTCCCACAACAACAGCAGGGGCAGGGACCAGGACCGGGACCAGGCCCCATGCAACTCATGGAAGGTCAAAATATG GGAGGTCCAATGGGCTCCCAGGGCATGCCAATCAACAATTCCCAGCAACCAATGCAACAAAAGCCAATGCCAATGCCAATGCAACAGATGCAACCAGGACCAGGTCAAGGCCAACAGCCAATGGGACCGGGTCAAGGCCAGCAGCCAATGGGACCAGGCCCCATGGATCATCCAG GTCCTATGGGTGACCAGAGAATGATGGGTCCTGGGCCAGGTATGGGTGGACCTGGGCCCGGTATGGGTGGCCCCGGGCCAAGCATGGGTGGACCAGGGCCAGGCATGGGTGGACCGGGGCCAAGTATGGGCGGACCGGGGCCAGGTATGGGTGGACCGGGGCCAGGTATGGGTGGACCGGGTCCCGGTCAGGTACCCATGCAGATGCAAGGAATGCAGGGTCATCCAGGCCAAGGTCCACCTCGTCCCAACAGACCGGGTTTACTGGGTGATGCCCCAACACAGTCCATGGAGAGAGATCCAAGAG CACGTCAAGACCCAAGGTCTCTTGATCCGAGGGGTGGTGGACCGGGTCCCCGAGGCCCACCCGGTCAGCCGCAGCCATCTCGGGGAGTTCCTCAAGGA GGTCCCAGGATGGGAGCACCACAGGGACTAAGCATGCCAAATTTATCCGGTGGTCCTGGTCCCGGTGCGTCACCGGGACAAATCACTGCCCAGGATCAAGAAAAG GCTGCCCTTATCATGCAGGTTTTACAGTTAACTCCAGAACAAGTCGCCATGCTGCCTCCGGACCAGAGACAAAGTATAATGATTTTAAAAGACCAGATAGCGCGGAGCTCGGGAGCGCCCTAG